In the Prochlorococcus sp. MIT 1307 genome, one interval contains:
- a CDS encoding HAD hydrolase-like protein yields the protein MTSRPLLIFDFDGVIADGIAEYWWSSRRACFELLDYKSDSTTLPEDVPQIFRQIRPWVHQGWEMVLLASELIRPESALVLSGAKAFANNYQLNCKEALNARNWEPGVLQNALESVRRQAIKSNRTQWLGSYKAFPGVVQRLHQLNTEGYEFAVLTTKGSEFTAELLDHFHITPSLIYGHESGSKQDVLLQLAKTHCLKGFIEDRRKTLETMINTPELNSLTFYLASWGYLKDEDTKDLPHNIHLLDKQTFMTPLASWP from the coding sequence TTGACATCTAGACCACTGTTAATTTTCGATTTTGACGGGGTCATTGCAGATGGCATCGCCGAGTACTGGTGGAGTTCACGCAGAGCCTGTTTTGAACTTTTAGATTACAAATCAGATTCGACTACGTTGCCTGAAGACGTACCTCAAATTTTTCGTCAGATCCGACCTTGGGTTCATCAAGGATGGGAAATGGTTCTTTTAGCCTCCGAATTAATTCGACCAGAAAGTGCGTTAGTCCTTTCAGGAGCCAAAGCATTCGCAAATAATTACCAATTGAATTGCAAGGAAGCCCTAAACGCACGAAACTGGGAGCCAGGCGTCTTGCAGAACGCACTAGAAAGCGTTCGCAGACAAGCCATAAAAAGCAATCGAACACAATGGTTAGGAAGTTATAAAGCCTTTCCAGGGGTTGTGCAGCGTCTCCACCAACTCAATACGGAAGGCTACGAATTTGCTGTCCTAACAACAAAGGGCTCAGAGTTTACCGCCGAGCTACTGGATCATTTCCACATAACACCAAGCCTGATCTATGGCCATGAATCAGGGAGCAAACAAGATGTTCTACTGCAATTAGCCAAAACTCATTGCCTTAAAGGGTTTATAGAAGATCGTCGTAAAACCCTTGAAACAATGATCAATACCCCTGAGCTGAATTCCCTAACTTTCTATTTGGCAAGCTGGGGCTACCTAAAAGATGAAGACACAAAAGATCTGCCTCACAATATTCACCTACTAGACAAACAAACTTTCATGACCCCCTTGGCGAGCTGGCCTTAA
- a CDS encoding DUF2839 domain-containing protein, with the protein MGEARRRVEQGLPPRQSKIKRGDTSRLFPWPSNDKSPREQFYSITQRGAWIGIGLLLVVWVVVRFVGPALGWWIPADIR; encoded by the coding sequence ATGGGAGAAGCTCGTCGCCGAGTGGAGCAGGGATTGCCCCCACGTCAATCAAAGATTAAAAGAGGTGATACTTCTAGGCTTTTCCCCTGGCCATCTAATGATAAAAGTCCAAGAGAGCAGTTCTATTCCATTACACAACGTGGTGCTTGGATTGGTATTGGTCTTTTGCTCGTTGTATGGGTCGTAGTTAGGTTCGTTGGACCTGCTTTGGGTTGGTGGATACCTGCTGATATCCGATAA
- the recA gene encoding recombinase RecA: protein MAVEIQSTHSSNKDSQQLGTASGQRDKALSLVLGQIERNFGKGSIMRLGDASRMRVETISTGALTLDLALGGGYPKGRVIEVYGPESSGKTTLTLHAIAEVQRRGGVAAFVDAEHALDPVYAASLGVDVENLLVSQPDTGEMALEIVDQLVRSAAVDLVVIDSVAALTPRAEIEGEMGDLAVGSQARLMSQAMRKITGNIGKSGCTVIFLNQLRLKIGVMYGNPETTTGGNALKFYASVRLDIRRIQTLKRGTEEYGIRAKVKVAKNKVAPPFRIAEFDILFGKGISTLGCLLDLAEETSIVSRKGAWYSYEGDNIGQGRDNSIIWLEQNPEIKEKIELLVRQKLTEGSEVSSNSMKPLAAAARTANEKQQISPSSKAA from the coding sequence ATGGCAGTCGAAATCCAATCAACTCATTCCTCAAATAAAGATTCTCAACAGCTTGGTACAGCCTCAGGTCAAAGAGACAAAGCGCTGAGCCTGGTCCTCGGTCAAATAGAGCGCAACTTTGGCAAAGGCTCAATTATGCGCCTAGGAGATGCCTCCAGGATGAGAGTAGAGACAATATCTACTGGAGCACTCACGCTAGACCTGGCACTAGGTGGCGGCTATCCAAAAGGCAGAGTTATCGAAGTGTATGGCCCAGAAAGTTCCGGCAAAACAACTCTGACTTTGCATGCTATTGCCGAAGTTCAGCGTCGTGGTGGGGTAGCAGCCTTCGTTGATGCCGAACATGCTCTAGATCCTGTATACGCAGCATCTCTTGGTGTCGATGTTGAAAATCTTCTAGTTTCACAACCAGATACTGGAGAAATGGCCCTAGAGATTGTCGATCAACTAGTGCGTTCAGCGGCTGTTGATCTGGTTGTCATTGACTCTGTAGCAGCTCTAACCCCTAGAGCCGAAATCGAAGGAGAAATGGGAGATTTGGCTGTAGGAAGCCAGGCCAGACTGATGAGTCAAGCAATGCGAAAAATTACTGGGAACATCGGCAAATCGGGCTGCACAGTGATTTTCCTCAATCAACTACGCCTCAAAATTGGAGTCATGTATGGCAATCCAGAAACCACAACTGGTGGTAATGCTTTGAAGTTCTACGCTTCTGTAAGACTCGATATACGTCGCATTCAAACACTCAAAAGAGGAACAGAAGAATATGGCATTCGTGCAAAAGTGAAAGTGGCTAAAAATAAGGTTGCACCTCCTTTTCGTATTGCCGAATTCGATATTCTTTTTGGCAAAGGTATCAGCACACTGGGCTGTTTATTAGATCTAGCAGAGGAAACCTCCATCGTTAGCCGGAAAGGTGCCTGGTATAGCTACGAAGGTGACAATATTGGCCAAGGACGTGATAACAGCATTATCTGGCTTGAACAAAACCCTGAGATCAAAGAAAAAATTGAACTATTAGTTCGTCAAAAACTAACTGAAGGCTCAGAAGTAAGTTCTAACTCAATGAAGCCATTAGCGGCGGCTGCGCGCACAGCCAATGAAAAGCAACAAATAAGTCCAAGCTCTAAAGCCGCCTAA